The Armatimonadota bacterium genome window below encodes:
- a CDS encoding electron transfer flavoprotein subunit beta/FixA family protein, giving the protein MNVVVCIKQVPDTEQPIRVKPDGSGIEEQGLNWILNYYDEHAVEEALRLREKHGGTVTVVCVGPPRATEAIRTALAMGADEGVLISDPLLEGADHLGLARALARAIQRLTWDVVLCGRLATDDNAAVVGPALAEFLGVPQATAITRLEVGEGMARVEREVEGGAEVLEVQLPAVFTVERTINEPRYPTLPGIMRAKRQEIRTLTLADLGLAPSEAGAQAARVRTVRFDPPPRREAGEVIRPENPEEAAERIAAFLRDVAKVL; this is encoded by the coding sequence ATGAACGTGGTGGTGTGCATCAAGCAGGTGCCGGATACCGAGCAGCCCATCCGGGTGAAGCCGGATGGAAGCGGCATCGAGGAGCAGGGACTCAACTGGATCCTCAACTACTACGACGAGCACGCGGTGGAGGAAGCGCTCCGCCTGCGGGAAAAGCACGGGGGCACCGTGACCGTGGTGTGCGTGGGTCCCCCGCGGGCCACGGAGGCCATCCGCACCGCGCTGGCCATGGGGGCGGACGAGGGAGTGCTGATCAGCGACCCCCTTCTGGAGGGAGCGGATCACCTGGGCCTGGCGCGGGCACTGGCCCGGGCCATCCAGCGCCTCACCTGGGACGTGGTGCTCTGCGGCCGACTCGCCACGGACGACAACGCCGCGGTGGTAGGCCCGGCCCTGGCGGAGTTCCTGGGCGTCCCCCAGGCCACCGCCATCACCAGACTGGAGGTCGGGGAGGGGATGGCTCGGGTGGAACGGGAGGTGGAGGGCGGAGCAGAGGTCCTGGAAGTACAACTTCCGGCCGTGTTCACCGTAGAACGCACCATCAACGAGCCGCGATATCCCACCCTTCCGGGCATCATGCGGGCCAAGCGCCAGGAGATCCGTACCCTGACCCTGGCGGATCTGGGCCTTGCGCCCTCGGAGGCCGGAGCGCAGGCCGCGCGGGTCCGAACCGTCCGCTTCGATCCACCGCCCCGGCGGGAGGCAGGGGAGGTGATCCGGCCGGAAAATCCGGAGGAAGCCGCGGAGCGCATCGCGGCGTTTCTGCGGGACGTGGCGAAGGTCCTGTAG
- a CDS encoding electron transfer flavoprotein subunit alpha/FixB family protein, which translates to MREIWVLADHAEGQLRRITLELLGKGRALADARGARLVALVLGHGVEHLASPLAEHGADGVLLADHPMLASYRVEAYTHAMTEAIREHRPWAVLVPSTANGRDLAPRVAARLGAGIVTDVEDLWTEGEQLMARRPMYTRKAVGIVAFVGEGPHLAVVLPKVFPPADRQEGRSAEVRRLAVQWEGVPVRTREVERREVRRERVPLTEAEIVVSGGRGLRGPENFALLEELAAELGAAVGSSRPPVDSGWVPHDYEIGQTGKTVSPTVYIAVGISGAPQHLAGMSGSKYIVAINKDPNAPIFQVASLGVVGDLFEIVPRLVEVVRRAKASG; encoded by the coding sequence ATGAGGGAGATCTGGGTTCTCGCGGATCACGCGGAAGGGCAGCTGCGGCGGATTACCCTGGAGCTTCTGGGCAAGGGCCGAGCTCTCGCGGATGCCCGCGGGGCGAGGCTCGTGGCCCTGGTCCTGGGCCACGGGGTCGAGCACCTGGCGAGCCCGCTTGCGGAACACGGGGCGGACGGGGTTCTCCTGGCGGATCATCCGATGCTGGCGTCGTACCGCGTGGAGGCGTACACCCACGCGATGACCGAGGCCATCCGGGAGCACCGTCCATGGGCAGTGCTCGTGCCCTCCACCGCGAACGGCCGCGATCTCGCCCCCCGCGTGGCCGCACGGCTGGGCGCGGGAATCGTGACGGACGTGGAGGATCTGTGGACGGAAGGGGAGCAGCTGATGGCCCGGCGGCCCATGTACACCCGCAAGGCGGTGGGCATCGTGGCCTTCGTGGGGGAGGGCCCCCACCTCGCGGTGGTGCTGCCGAAGGTGTTCCCGCCCGCAGACCGGCAGGAGGGGAGGAGCGCGGAGGTGCGGCGACTGGCGGTGCAGTGGGAAGGGGTCCCGGTGCGGACCCGGGAGGTGGAGCGGCGGGAGGTGCGGCGGGAGAGGGTGCCGCTCACGGAGGCGGAGATCGTCGTGAGCGGAGGTCGCGGATTGCGGGGCCCGGAGAACTTCGCCCTGCTGGAGGAGCTCGCGGCAGAGCTTGGAGCCGCGGTGGGCTCCAGCCGCCCCCCCGTGGACAGCGGCTGGGTGCCCCACGACTACGAGATCGGGCAGACCGGGAAGACCGTGAGCCCCACCGTGTACATCGCGGTGGGCATCTCCGGAGCGCCGCAGCACCTCGCGGGCATGTCCGGATCCAAGTACATCGTTGCCATCAACAAGGACCCGAACGCGCCCATCTTCCAGGTGGCGAGCCTGGGGGTGGTGGGGGACCTCTTCGAGATCGTCCCGCGTCTGGTGGAGGTGGTGCGGCGGGCGAAGGCATCAGGATAG
- a CDS encoding sugar phosphate nucleotidyltransferase produces MTVRAIVPVAGFGTRLRPHTYTLPKALIPVAGKPILGHILDTLLDLGIREVVLVVGHLGEKIEAYVREHYALTAHFVRQDQPLGNGHAIYVAREFLTGEPVLILLGDTILRGELRPVVRSTTSLIGVREVADPRRFGVVELDPDGRVRRFVEKPQHPPSNLAIVGLYYLTNTRLLRRCLERLVEEDHRVAGEYWLVDALQFYVDAGEVIRTYPVEEWYDCGTVEAVLSANRALLDVLNPPPPDLPGALVQPPVAIAEGAVIEASVIGPYVSVAEGARIVRSVVSNSIVNRNANVEQVVLEGSLIGERAYLSGRPSRVNLGDQSEIELGGS; encoded by the coding sequence ATGACGGTGCGTGCCATCGTGCCCGTGGCAGGGTTCGGAACCCGATTGCGGCCACACACCTATACGCTTCCCAAGGCCCTCATCCCCGTGGCCGGCAAGCCCATCCTGGGCCACATCCTGGATACCCTTCTGGATCTGGGGATCCGCGAGGTGGTCCTGGTGGTCGGGCATCTCGGGGAGAAGATCGAGGCGTACGTGCGCGAGCACTACGCCCTCACCGCCCACTTCGTCCGCCAAGACCAGCCCCTCGGGAACGGGCACGCCATCTACGTGGCCCGGGAGTTCCTCACGGGCGAGCCCGTGCTCATCCTGCTCGGGGACACCATCCTGCGCGGGGAGCTGCGCCCCGTGGTGCGGAGCACCACCTCCCTCATCGGGGTGCGGGAGGTGGCGGATCCGCGACGGTTCGGGGTCGTGGAGCTGGATCCGGACGGCCGGGTGCGGCGGTTCGTGGAAAAACCCCAGCACCCCCCTTCCAACCTGGCCATCGTGGGCCTGTACTACCTCACGAACACGCGGCTGCTCCGCCGGTGCCTGGAGCGTCTCGTGGAGGAGGATCACCGGGTGGCGGGGGAATACTGGCTCGTGGACGCCCTCCAGTTCTACGTGGATGCCGGAGAGGTCATCCGCACCTACCCCGTGGAGGAATGGTACGACTGCGGGACCGTGGAGGCGGTGTTGAGCGCCAACCGGGCCCTCCTGGACGTCCTGAATCCGCCGCCGCCGGACCTCCCGGGGGCTCTGGTGCAGCCGCCTGTGGCCATCGCGGAGGGCGCCGTGATCGAGGCCTCCGTGATCGGCCCCTACGTGTCCGTGGCGGAGGGGGCCCGAATCGTGCGGTCCGTGGTGAGCAACTCCATCGTGAACCGGAACGCCAATGTGGAACAGGTGGTGCTGGAAGGCTCCCTCATCGGGGAACGTGCCTACCTCTCGGGCCGTCCCAGCCGGGTGAACCTGGGAGACCAGAGCGAGATCGAGCTGGGGGGTTCATAG
- the urtA gene encoding urea ABC transporter substrate-binding protein codes for MRKGWMAILGTLAVFSTLGVSPAAESVVKVGVLHSLSGTMAISEVTVKNATLLAIEEINAAGGVLGRRIQAVVEDGASEPATFAQKAQKLIQQDGAVTVFGGWTSASRKAMLPVFERFRHLLWYPVQFEGNECSAHIMYSGAQPNQQLLPALDWAFQKGYRRVFLVGSDYVFPRTANLILKKHIQQRGGVVAGEEYVPLGGTDFSSVVNKIRASQAQVVFNTINGDSNVAFFKQMAAAGLTPDRLPVMSFSIAEQEAKAIGPSLLVGSYAAWNYFQSLPLAANRRFVAAYQAKYGRDAAITDPMVHGYVDVLVWKAAVERARSFDPNAVRKAAVQLPWMETPMGKVRFDRNQSLYQTAYVGQLDGTGQFRILWQSREPIKPEPYDPLVFPGKTCQLP; via the coding sequence ATGCGCAAGGGATGGATGGCCATTCTGGGGACCCTGGCGGTTTTCTCCACCCTCGGGGTGAGCCCCGCGGCGGAGTCGGTGGTGAAGGTGGGCGTGCTTCACTCCCTCTCGGGCACCATGGCCATCAGCGAGGTCACGGTCAAGAACGCGACCCTGTTGGCCATCGAGGAGATCAACGCGGCCGGGGGTGTACTGGGACGGCGAATCCAAGCTGTGGTGGAGGACGGGGCCTCGGAACCGGCGACCTTCGCTCAAAAGGCGCAGAAGCTGATCCAGCAGGACGGGGCCGTGACCGTGTTCGGCGGATGGACGTCTGCGAGCCGCAAGGCCATGCTGCCGGTCTTCGAGCGATTCCGGCACCTCCTCTGGTATCCCGTGCAGTTCGAGGGGAACGAGTGCTCTGCCCACATCATGTACTCGGGCGCTCAGCCCAACCAGCAGCTGCTGCCGGCCCTGGACTGGGCATTCCAGAAGGGGTACAGGCGTGTCTTCCTGGTGGGCTCGGACTACGTCTTCCCCCGCACCGCCAACCTGATCCTTAAAAAGCACATCCAGCAGCGGGGCGGCGTGGTGGCGGGAGAGGAGTACGTGCCCCTGGGGGGCACGGACTTCAGCTCCGTGGTCAACAAGATCCGGGCCTCCCAGGCACAGGTGGTGTTCAACACCATCAACGGGGACTCGAACGTGGCCTTCTTCAAGCAGATGGCGGCCGCCGGGCTCACGCCGGACAGGTTGCCGGTGATGTCCTTCAGCATCGCGGAGCAGGAGGCGAAGGCCATCGGGCCGAGCCTGCTCGTGGGGAGCTACGCGGCCTGGAACTACTTCCAGAGCCTGCCGCTTGCGGCCAACCGGCGGTTCGTGGCCGCCTACCAGGCGAAGTATGGACGGGACGCCGCCATCACGGATCCCATGGTCCACGGATACGTGGACGTGCTCGTGTGGAAGGCGGCGGTGGAACGTGCCAGGAGCTTCGACCCGAACGCGGTGCGCAAAGCCGCGGTCCAGCTCCCGTGGATGGAGACCCCCATGGGCAAGGTCCGCTTCGATCGGAACCAGAGCCTCTACCAGACGGCCTATGTGGGCCAGCTGGACGGCACCGGTCAGTTCCGCATCCTGTGGCAGTCCCGGGAGCCGATCAAGCCCGAGCCGTACGATCCCCTGGTGTTTCCCGGAAAGACCTGCCAGCTCCCGTAG
- the urtB gene encoding urea ABC transporter permease subunit UrtB, with protein sequence MREGALVLGQLFNGLSVGSILLLAALGLALTFGLMRVINMAHGEFLMVGGYLAYLAHLWVPGPLFPLPALLFGFVGAALLGLLLEWAVIRHLYGRPLETLLATWGVSLLLQQAARNLFGPTGVEVTAPSWLQGALTVDRGALAGLVLPHVRFFVLVLSGAVLAGVWGMLHGTRMGLYVRAVNQDREVCGILGVFTPRVDRAIFALGSGLAGLAGAVLALIAPVTPTVGQSYIVDAFLVVIVGGLGSLVGTALASGIVGVLSSALQVFTSVSFAKVLLLLTVVAFLQLRPRGLVSVRSRALEEGSRG encoded by the coding sequence GTGCGGGAAGGTGCGCTCGTCCTCGGACAGCTCTTTAACGGGCTCAGCGTGGGATCCATCCTGCTCCTGGCCGCCCTGGGGCTCGCCCTCACCTTCGGGCTCATGCGGGTGATCAACATGGCCCACGGCGAGTTCCTGATGGTGGGAGGGTACCTCGCCTACCTCGCGCACCTGTGGGTGCCGGGCCCTCTGTTCCCCCTACCGGCCCTCCTCTTCGGCTTCGTCGGAGCGGCCCTGTTGGGGCTGCTTCTGGAGTGGGCGGTGATCCGACACCTGTACGGGCGGCCCCTGGAGACCCTCCTGGCCACGTGGGGGGTGAGCCTCCTGCTCCAGCAGGCCGCCCGCAACCTGTTCGGGCCCACGGGCGTAGAGGTCACTGCCCCCTCCTGGCTCCAGGGAGCCCTCACCGTGGACCGCGGGGCCCTGGCGGGGCTCGTGCTCCCCCACGTGCGCTTCTTCGTGCTTGTTCTGAGCGGAGCCGTGCTGGCGGGGGTGTGGGGAATGCTGCACGGGACCCGGATGGGCCTGTACGTGCGGGCGGTGAACCAGGACCGGGAGGTCTGCGGCATCCTCGGGGTCTTTACGCCCCGGGTGGATCGGGCGATCTTCGCGCTGGGATCCGGACTGGCGGGGCTGGCCGGAGCCGTCTTGGCCCTGATCGCGCCCGTGACCCCCACGGTAGGGCAGAGCTACATCGTGGACGCCTTCCTGGTGGTCATCGTGGGAGGGCTCGGAAGCCTCGTGGGGACCGCGCTCGCGTCCGGGATCGTGGGCGTGCTCTCGTCTGCCCTCCAGGTGTTCACAAGCGTGAGCTTTGCGAAAGTGCTGCTCCTCCTCACGGTGGTGGCCTTCCTGCAACTCCGTCCGCGGGGTTTGGTCTCGGTGCGTTCCCGGGCCCTGGAGGAGGGATCCCGTGGGTAG
- the urtC gene encoding urea ABC transporter permease subunit UrtC, whose amino-acid sequence MGRVTRLVLILILAAAPWYLSAYDLSLLGRFLALALPALGIVWLWGYAGILSLGQGVFFGIGGYALAMHLKLVGLAGSELPDFMVWNGVGVLPWWWAPFRSPVFSLLAVLCLPPATAAALGFLLFRRRITGVYVSLITQALALAFATLLISQQGLTGGFNGLTNFSTFLGFDVGSPGFHRALYWITVALVVAVLVGTEWLVRTDFGRLLLAIRDAENRVRFLGYDPAPCKVVAFAISAFLAGLGGALFTLHVGVISPAMVGVVPSIEMVIWAAMGGRTHPVAAVAATVAVNLVKDRISSALPDAWLYLAGLLFLATVLLGPSLSRWRVLRRAKLSASSSQQEVAYVP is encoded by the coding sequence GTGGGTAGGGTGACGAGGCTGGTGCTGATCCTGATCCTCGCCGCGGCGCCCTGGTATCTCTCCGCGTACGACCTCTCGTTGCTGGGCCGGTTCCTGGCGCTGGCCCTGCCGGCCCTGGGGATTGTGTGGCTGTGGGGCTATGCAGGGATCCTGAGCCTGGGGCAGGGAGTTTTCTTCGGGATCGGAGGATACGCCCTCGCGATGCACCTGAAGCTCGTGGGTCTGGCAGGTTCGGAGTTGCCGGATTTCATGGTCTGGAACGGCGTCGGCGTCCTCCCCTGGTGGTGGGCTCCCTTCCGATCCCCTGTTTTCAGCCTTCTCGCGGTCCTGTGCCTCCCGCCGGCCACCGCGGCGGCGTTGGGATTCCTCCTGTTCCGCAGGCGGATCACCGGGGTGTACGTCTCCCTGATCACCCAGGCTCTCGCTCTGGCCTTCGCCACTCTCCTCATCAGCCAGCAGGGGCTCACGGGCGGGTTCAACGGCCTCACGAACTTCAGCACCTTCCTGGGCTTCGACGTGGGATCCCCAGGATTCCACCGGGCGCTCTATTGGATCACCGTGGCCCTCGTGGTGGCCGTGCTGGTGGGAACGGAGTGGCTCGTCCGCACCGATTTCGGCCGGTTGCTTTTGGCCATCCGCGATGCGGAGAACCGGGTACGCTTCTTGGGCTACGATCCTGCTCCGTGCAAGGTGGTGGCCTTTGCGATCTCCGCCTTTCTGGCGGGGCTCGGGGGTGCCCTCTTCACCCTGCACGTGGGGGTGATCTCTCCCGCCATGGTGGGCGTGGTCCCCTCCATCGAGATGGTGATCTGGGCTGCGATGGGCGGCCGGACCCATCCCGTGGCGGCCGTGGCCGCCACCGTGGCGGTGAACTTGGTCAAGGACCGGATCAGCAGCGCCCTCCCGGACGCCTGGCTGTACCTGGCGGGGCTTCTCTTTCTGGCCACCGTGCTCCTGGGTCCCTCCCTGAGCCGGTGGAGGGTGCTCCGGCGGGCAAAACTCTCCGCCTCCTCCTCGCAACAGGAGGTGGCCTATGTCCCGTGA
- the urtD gene encoding urea ABC transporter ATP-binding protein UrtD produces MSRELLSVEKITVLYEGFRALDDVSLQLRPGEVRVLIGPNGAGKSTLLDTITGRVQPTAGRILLDGRDISRSSEHERARMGIQRKFQTPSVLEELTVVENLRLSVRAVEGWKRLARRPARATEEVVEEILQIIGLGPKRHAPAGSLSHGEKQWLEIGMVAAGRPRLILLDEPTAGMTHHETARTVELVRALAKQHTVLVVEHDMEFVEMLGARITVLHMGRVLREGSLEEIRSDPEIRAVYLGRVEARC; encoded by the coding sequence ATGTCCCGTGAGCTCCTCTCCGTGGAGAAGATCACCGTCCTCTACGAGGGATTCCGGGCCCTGGACGACGTCAGCCTCCAGTTGCGCCCGGGAGAGGTACGGGTGCTCATCGGCCCCAACGGGGCCGGGAAATCCACGCTGTTGGACACCATCACGGGGCGGGTCCAGCCCACCGCGGGGCGCATCCTCCTGGACGGGAGGGACATCTCGCGGAGCAGCGAGCACGAACGGGCGAGGATGGGAATCCAGCGGAAGTTCCAGACGCCGAGTGTTCTGGAAGAGCTCACGGTGGTGGAGAACCTGCGCCTCTCGGTGCGGGCCGTGGAGGGGTGGAAACGGCTGGCCAGGCGGCCTGCGCGGGCCACGGAGGAGGTGGTGGAGGAGATCCTGCAGATCATCGGACTGGGGCCGAAACGGCATGCACCCGCGGGGTCCCTCTCGCACGGGGAGAAACAGTGGCTGGAAATCGGGATGGTGGCCGCGGGCCGACCCCGCCTGATCCTTCTGGACGAGCCCACGGCGGGCATGACGCACCACGAGACCGCCCGAACCGTGGAGCTGGTGAGGGCTCTCGCGAAGCAGCACACGGTGCTGGTCGTCGAGCACGACATGGAGTTCGTGGAGATGCTGGGCGCAAGGATCACCGTCCTTCACATGGGCCGGGTTCTCCGGGAGGGGAGCCTGGAGGAGATCCGGTCGGATCCGGAGATCCGGGCCGTCTACCTGGGGAGGGTGGAGGCCAGATGCTGA
- the urtE gene encoding urea ABC transporter ATP-binding subunit UrtE translates to MLKVVGISAAYGESPVLWDVHLEVGPKEAVCLLGRNGAGKTTLLRTIVGLHPVRRGVIRFGEEDLTRRPPYERARRGLAYVPQGRGILPHLTVEENLRLAAAACGQGREETIRLEEATDRFPVLRRLWRRKGGFLSGGEQQLLAIARALVMRPRILLLDEPTEGIQPSLVEEMGRILQEIREQEGIGLLLVEQYLEFAWTLADRYYVLQKGRVVEEGRTQQVSWKDVAHLLSV, encoded by the coding sequence ATGCTGAAGGTGGTGGGCATCTCCGCGGCGTACGGGGAGAGTCCCGTCCTCTGGGACGTGCATCTGGAAGTCGGGCCCAAAGAGGCGGTGTGCCTGCTGGGCCGCAACGGGGCGGGCAAGACCACGCTCCTGCGGACCATCGTGGGCCTGCATCCGGTCCGCCGGGGGGTCATCCGGTTCGGGGAGGAGGACCTCACCCGGAGGCCTCCGTACGAACGGGCCCGCCGCGGGCTGGCCTATGTCCCGCAAGGAAGGGGGATCCTGCCGCACCTCACGGTGGAGGAGAACCTCCGTCTCGCGGCGGCCGCCTGCGGTCAAGGCCGGGAAGAGACGATCCGCCTGGAGGAGGCCACGGATCGATTCCCCGTCCTCCGGCGCCTGTGGCGCCGGAAGGGAGGGTTCCTCTCCGGAGGAGAGCAGCAGCTCTTGGCCATCGCCCGGGCCCTGGTGATGCGGCCCCGGATCCTGCTGCTGGACGAACCCACCGAGGGGATCCAGCCCTCCCTGGTGGAGGAAATGGGACGGATCCTCCAAGAGATCCGGGAACAGGAAGGGATCGGGCTCCTCCTGGTCGAGCAATACCTGGAGTTCGCCTGGACGCTGGCAGATCGGTACTACGTGCTGCAGAAAGGGCGCGTGGTAGAGGAGGGGAGGACCCAGCAGGTCTCCTGGAAGGACGTGGCTCACCTGCTCAGCGTGTAG
- a CDS encoding urease subunit gamma, translating into MRLSEREIEKLLIFVAAEVARRRRARGLKLNYPEAVALITAEILEGIREGKSVPELMQLGRKILTRDDVMEGVPEMVREIQVEGTFPDGTKLVTVHDPIP; encoded by the coding sequence ATGCGGCTGTCGGAGCGGGAGATCGAGAAATTGCTGATCTTCGTGGCCGCGGAGGTCGCCCGGCGTCGCCGGGCCCGGGGGCTCAAGCTGAACTACCCGGAGGCGGTGGCCCTGATCACCGCGGAGATCCTGGAAGGAATCCGTGAGGGCAAAAGCGTGCCCGAACTCATGCAGCTCGGACGGAAGATCCTCACCCGGGACGACGTGATGGAGGGAGTGCCGGAGATGGTGCGGGAGATCCAGGTGGAGGGCACGTTTCCGGACGGGACCAAGCTCGTGACCGTTCACGACCCCATTCCCTGA
- a CDS encoding HupE/UreJ family protein, which yields MRRRCWTVSGALALLLASPAWAHVRAGPTEGIVAGVLHPLHGVDHWAVMVAVGIWARFLGGRGTWAVPLGFLASMVAGSWVGMHGRSATWVETGILASAFLLGVLLVAAVRLPSSLGTAMVALFAFFHGHAHGTEVPLNAAGWAYGLGFSGSTALLHLLGILLGEGLLRWGERLRRPDRLVRLAGVALLVLRVGGVWT from the coding sequence ATGCGGAGAAGGTGCTGGACGGTATCGGGAGCGCTCGCCCTGCTGCTCGCGAGTCCGGCCTGGGCGCACGTGAGGGCCGGCCCCACAGAGGGGATCGTGGCCGGAGTGCTCCACCCGCTCCACGGTGTGGACCACTGGGCGGTCATGGTGGCGGTGGGCATCTGGGCCCGATTCCTCGGAGGGCGGGGAACCTGGGCCGTTCCCCTCGGATTCCTCGCCAGCATGGTGGCGGGGAGTTGGGTGGGGATGCACGGCCGGTCCGCGACCTGGGTGGAGACGGGCATCCTCGCTTCCGCATTCCTTCTGGGCGTTCTCCTGGTTGCCGCGGTGCGGCTGCCGAGCTCGCTGGGGACGGCGATGGTGGCCCTATTCGCCTTCTTCCACGGCCATGCGCACGGAACAGAGGTCCCGCTCAACGCGGCGGGATGGGCCTACGGATTGGGATTTTCCGGCAGCACGGCCCTCCTCCACCTCCTCGGGATCCTCCTGGGAGAAGGCCTTCTCCGGTGGGGAGAGAGGTTGCGGAGGCCCGATCGTCTGGTGCGCCTCGCGGGGGTTGCCCTCCTGGTGCTCCGCGTGGGAGGGGTCTGGACGTGA
- a CDS encoding urease subunit beta, with translation MIPGEYLLEDGEVELNPGRRVIRLRVENTGDRPVQVGSHAHFFEVNRALRFDRVKAYGFRLNIPAGTAVRFEPGQAREVALVELGGRRAVYGMNGLVQGPLDLRRDEAFARARERGFL, from the coding sequence GTGATCCCGGGAGAGTACCTGCTGGAGGACGGTGAGGTGGAGCTGAATCCGGGCCGCCGGGTGATCCGGCTCCGGGTGGAGAACACCGGCGACCGCCCGGTGCAGGTGGGCTCCCACGCGCACTTCTTCGAGGTCAACCGGGCCCTGCGGTTCGACCGCGTGAAGGCCTACGGATTCCGGCTGAACATCCCTGCGGGGACCGCGGTGCGGTTCGAGCCGGGTCAGGCACGGGAGGTGGCCCTGGTGGAACTCGGGGGCCGCAGGGCCGTGTACGGGATGAACGGCCTCGTTCAGGGGCCTTTGGATCTCCGTCGGGACGAGGCGTTCGCGCGGGCCCGGGAGAGGGGATTCCTATGA
- a CDS encoding urease subunit alpha, which yields MRIPRRAYADLYGPTRGDRIRLADTDLILEIEEDLTVPGEEVVFGGGKVVRDGMGQSQRSREEGSPDLVITNVVVLDYWGVVKADVGIRDGRIVAIGKAGNPEIQDGVTPGLEIGPGTEIVAGEGKILTAGGIDAHIHFICPQQAWEALYSGITTMIGGGTGPAEGTKATTCTPGPWYLARMMEAVEALPLNFGFLGKGNASSRAALEEQILAGAIGLKIHEDWGATPAVIDTALSVAEDYDVQVTIHTDTLNESGFVEDTLASFRGRTIHTYHSEGAGGGHAPDILKVVGHPNVLPSSTNPTMPYTVNTLEEHLDMLMVCHHLNPHVPEDVAFAESRIRPETMAAEDVLHDLGAISMMSSDSQAMGRVGEVILRTWQTAHKMKQERGPLPEDSSRNDNFRIRRYLAKYTINPAIAHGIAPYVGSVEVGKIADLVLWRPAFFGVKPELVIKGGMIVASLMGDPNASIPTPEPVRYRPMFGALGRCREAVAVTFVSQVSLERGTLSPRLRRAVLPVRGTRTVTKRDLKLNDALPRVEVDPESYEVRVDGVRVTSQAARVLPLAQRYFLF from the coding sequence ATGAGGATCCCACGGCGGGCGTACGCGGATCTCTACGGTCCCACCAGAGGGGATCGCATCCGCCTCGCGGACACCGACTTGATCCTGGAGATCGAAGAGGACCTCACGGTCCCCGGCGAAGAGGTGGTCTTCGGGGGCGGCAAGGTGGTCCGGGACGGGATGGGCCAGTCCCAGAGGTCCCGGGAAGAGGGAAGCCCGGATCTGGTCATCACCAACGTGGTGGTGCTGGACTACTGGGGCGTGGTGAAGGCGGACGTGGGCATCCGGGACGGCAGGATCGTGGCCATCGGCAAAGCCGGGAACCCCGAGATCCAGGACGGCGTGACCCCAGGGCTCGAGATCGGACCGGGCACGGAGATCGTGGCGGGAGAAGGGAAGATCCTCACGGCCGGCGGCATTGACGCCCACATCCACTTCATCTGCCCGCAGCAGGCCTGGGAGGCCCTCTACAGCGGGATCACCACCATGATCGGGGGCGGAACGGGCCCCGCGGAGGGGACGAAGGCCACGACCTGCACCCCGGGCCCCTGGTACCTGGCCCGGATGATGGAGGCGGTGGAGGCCCTTCCCCTGAACTTCGGGTTCCTCGGGAAGGGAAACGCCTCCTCCCGGGCGGCTCTGGAGGAGCAGATCCTCGCGGGGGCCATCGGGCTGAAGATCCATGAGGACTGGGGGGCGACCCCGGCGGTGATCGACACGGCCCTCTCCGTGGCCGAGGACTACGACGTGCAGGTCACCATCCACACGGACACCCTCAACGAGAGCGGGTTCGTGGAGGACACCCTCGCGAGCTTCCGGGGCCGCACCATCCACACCTACCACTCGGAAGGGGCGGGTGGGGGCCATGCCCCGGACATCCTCAAGGTGGTGGGCCATCCGAACGTCCTGCCCTCCAGCACCAACCCCACCATGCCCTATACGGTCAACACCCTGGAGGAGCACCTGGACATGCTCATGGTCTGCCACCACCTGAACCCTCACGTGCCCGAGGACGTGGCGTTCGCGGAGTCGCGGATCCGTCCGGAGACCATGGCCGCGGAGGACGTGCTGCACGACCTCGGGGCCATCAGCATGATGAGCAGCGATTCTCAGGCCATGGGGCGCGTGGGAGAGGTCATCCTCCGGACCTGGCAGACCGCGCACAAGATGAAGCAGGAGCGGGGTCCTCTGCCCGAGGACTCCTCCCGGAACGACAACTTCCGCATCCGGCGCTATCTCGCCAAGTACACCATCAATCCCGCCATCGCCCATGGGATCGCACCGTATGTGGGATCCGTGGAGGTGGGAAAGATCGCGGACCTGGTGCTCTGGCGCCCCGCCTTCTTCGGGGTCAAACCCGAGCTGGTGATCAAAGGGGGCATGATCGTGGCTTCCCTCATGGGGGACCCGAACGCCTCCATCCCGACCCCGGAGCCGGTGCGGTACCGGCCCATGTTCGGGGCTCTGGGTCGGTGCCGGGAGGCGGTGGCGGTCACCTTCGTCTCCCAGGTCTCCCTGGAACGCGGCACCCTCTCCCCCCGGCTGCGCCGTGCGGTGCTCCCGGTGCGCGGTACCCGGACGGTGACGAAGCGAGACCTGAAGCTCAACGACGCCCTGCCCCGGGTGGAGGTGGATCCCGAGAGCTACGAGGTACGGGTGGACGGGGTTCGGGTGACGAGCCAGGCGGCCCGGGTGCTGCCCCTCGCGCAGCGGTACTTCCTGTTCTAG